In one Diabrotica virgifera virgifera chromosome 7, PGI_DIABVI_V3a genomic region, the following are encoded:
- the LOC126888044 gene encoding uncharacterized protein LOC126888044 has product MLPESSSSHVQNSSRESSQVPEFLPNAVETAIVVNLENNENLDSNIDIRIYDVRKKRKLALTNLEKQAEKMLKFYNSKYPSAKLGNTVRIRVPDVDRARSDQRNLLAIVTEITEKKLYKLGTKYGILNQLYSRNQFTVCKEKFISIEEIPDTEISLRECARKSSNCGGQGYSRCGCKGGCKSDKCKCRK; this is encoded by the coding sequence ATGTTGCCCGAATCAAGTTCATCTCATGTTCAAAATTCATCTCGTGAATCTAGTCAAGTTCCAGAATTTTTACCAAATGCGGTAGAAACGGCTATTGTAGTtaatttagaaaataatgaaaatctgGATTCCAATATAGATATTAGAATATACGATGTAAGGAAGAAAAGAAAATTGGCTTTGACGAATCTAGAAAAACAAGCAGAGAAGATGTTAAAATTTTACAATTCCAAATATCCGTCGGCTAAACTAGGTAACACAGTTAGGATACGAGTACCAGATGTGGACCGAGCTCGTAGTGATCAAAGAAATCTACTAGCTATCGTGACAGAGATAACTGAAAAAAAGCTTTACAAACTAGGCACAAAATATGGCATATTAAATCAGTTATATTCAAGAAACCAGTTTACCGTTTGTAAAGAAAAGTTTATCTCCATAGAAGAGATTCCAGACACTGAGATATCTCTTAGAGAATGCGCAAGAAAATCTTCTAACTGTGGGGGACAAGGATACAGTAGGTGCGGTTGTAAAGGTGGGTGTAAATCTGATAAGTGTAAGTgtcgtaaataa